The nucleotide sequence CTCCCAACGTGGAGTACACCACTGAGACCAGAGAAGAGTTGTTGTACAATAaggagaagttgttggaaaatgGAGACAAGTGGGAGCAGGAATTACAGTACTGTATTGATGCTGATGCCCCATACAGGTGAGGTTGACACAATCCAATCCATTccaatccacaaaaaccaaTCCAAGAGCCAAAACCAGCTCAACTCCCGGAATTTGGCCCTGGCACATTTCATCAGCACGGGCGCCCGTGGCGCTGTGTATGCATTTATTTATAATAAACATTCAGATCTACTGTATAGAACCTTCCACACGTGATATTATCTTCTGCTACATTAGAAAGCTTTGTTTAGTGTCGTCGTTACGTGCAGCGATAACTTGTCGCCAATCCCTCACCCGTTGTAAGCGTCTCAAATTAAATTGTTTCAGATCCGAATTGTCAGGTACAAACCACAAAATACCCGCACCGTTTCAAGGAACCAAATAAAAAATTTCTACATACACCAATCCACACTATGAATGAACCCGCCATGGAGTCGCCCTCGCTGTCGTCCATGTCGGCGTCGGGGTCTTCTCTGGCGTATCCCAACTCCCGTTCTCGAGACCTGTTCTCTGGATGGCCCACCGTTCCCACACCTTCTCAGTCGCTGTTTTCACCTGGCGCTTACGTGATTCCCTCCCCATCTTCCACCCAACATATCAACTGCCGGGCCGACGTGACACCGGTACTCGTGGACACTACCCCCAAGCTCTCGGCACCCCGCCTGCTTGCTGTCACCCCTAGACGTGAAAAACTGTCTTCCAACGTGTCCCACTCCACCAGTTCATCTTACTCATCATTTTCGTCTCCACCAGACAGCGACTCGCTGCCCAAATACATGGTCAACTATAGTCCCAAACACTCTCGCAAGCCAAGTTCCTTGACGTCAAACAGAAACATAAATATGAAGAACTTGTCACTCAATTTGGACGATGGTAGCAGTATCACTGCGGGGCCCACCAGCGGTGCCAGCAAAAAAGCCTTATCCATCGGCATCCTGGCGCTGGACCAGCCGTCCGACTCGCAGTCACCGTTCCTTTCCTCTTCTCCCATCGTTCACAATAACTCCAGCACTATGCTTTTGGACCTGAAAACATCCTCCTCGCTTAAACTCCTGCCAGTGGAGTCGCTGCCACGCGTACGAAACAACCCGGCTTTACACACATCGAAAGACTATAAGTTCCCCCATTCCGACCTAACTGAAagtttttccaagttggccGTTAGTCAGTCAGAAACCCACACTCTTAGCTTCCGTCCAAACGTGCCAGAAGAGCTCCAAGAACTGAGCCAGCTTGATGCATATCCCAACGGACCGGCCAACGTTCTTAACGGTTCGGTATTTTTGTACTCAGAGCCCACCATCGATGAAATTAATCAATTTGACCTTGTGATTAACGTGGCCAAAGAATGCCCTGACTTGCTGGCCGAGTTTAACAAGGAGAACCTTGCAAGTAAAAAGTATATCTACATTCCTTGGAACCACACGAGCTCTATCTCGGAGGAGTTACCGCAATTAACGCGACTCATGGCTAGTTATGATGACCTGGACTCGAGGTCTCGCAAACGAAAGATCTTGGTGCACTGCCAATGTGGAGTCTCACGAAGTGCGTGTGTGGTGGTTGCCTACTTTATgatgaagttcaaaatGAACGTAAATGACGCATatgagttgttgaagacaGGCACCAGCGCCAGTTCACCAGAAAAAACCAACCGGCAAGTATTTGAACGAGGCTACACCATCCAGAGCTGCGATCGGATCTGTCCAAACATGAGCTTGATCTTTGAACTCATGGATTTTAATGAGACTTTAAACCATGTACACTAGCTGTATAGTATGAATATGATGCCATGAAAATTAATCAGTTGGGACCTATCACTTCTCCTATATTCTTTCTACTACCCTCCTCTCTTTGCTACAAAAGTTCGCGAAGACTAACTAAAAAATCTTCATAGCTTTATGTCAGGTAACAACTATAACAACTATAGGAACCCGAAAAAATATAAGTATGGCAACTATCATGGAGACTACTATGATGGTCTGTCGGGCCTGTATTCTAATAATCAAGACTCGGGGCTGCATGGAATGAATTCTATCGCAAACTCTGATAACTCATACAGGCCAAAGTACAAACGCAAACCGAACAAGCACTACGATAGATACGATCCCAAGAAACACAAGCTCTCCGGTCAAGGATCCAGCTACCACCCTGGAGCCTCATCGTCCACAAATTCAGGTGGAAGCTCCTATACTCCCAACTATGGTAACTCAACTTCAGAAAGAACCAATCCTTACTATGACCGTCGAAATGAAAACCGTAACGGTCCATACGATGATTACCGCAAACCCCGTCCGGCCTTTGaattgaactctttgaagCTGAGACTGTCCTCTGTGGAAAGAAGAGACAAGTCCCATGAATGGGAAAGAGACTCGTATAGCCCTTCACCGTCAATAGCTTCATCAGCCGATGCTGACTCCTTCACAAGAGACAGACTGTCAGATGACCCAGGCCTGAGAAATCGCCTGAAATCTGCAGATCCGGAGCTGAATACACCAAGAGTCTCTTCTGAAAGACGTGAACTGGTTGTGTCCGAGAACCACTTAACTGATGTTCTAGAGAatgatgaggaagaaaagtatCAAGAAACACCAACTTTGTCCGGAGATGCTCCTGGTGAGCAAGTCGAAGTGAGCAAGGTGCCTGTTGAAAAGGAGCAAAAGGAGGTGCACAAACTGGAAACCGAAGATCAGGTGCTCAAGCAGGAACTGAACCTGTCAGCACGGAGTGCACCTATTGAAAGTGAAAGCGCTGGTCTCACGAGTGATATTGTACACAAAGAGGACACTAGCGTCGACACAATTACCGGGTACAAGAACACTGACTCAAAGGAACACAAAGAACCTAGTGATCTCCCACAGGCGCCTACACCTCACCTTCATCACCCTCTTAGTGCGACTGGCTCGCTCGACTCGCCGCTCACGTTTGTTCCCAGTGTCGCCACCTCAGCTCTCAGCAGCGCTCCAGTAGCTTCTGATCTCGATCCAAAAATCAATGCTATTGTCAAAGACTACGAGTCCGACATGGAATTTGATTCGGATGCTGAAACTGTCGTGTCTGATTCTTTACCAAGCACCGAGTATTCCAGTAGGTTAATGAAGCGGATATTTCCAGAGAAAAGCAAGAAACCTTATGTTCTTAAGCGTGATTCAAGTGGAAGCTCGTTATTACAAAGAGCATGTAAAAAAGGAAATTTGGAAGAAGTCAAATCATTTATCGAGAGAGGTGCTGATGCCAATGAGTCGGACTTCTGTGGTTTCACTTGTCTTCATGAAGCTGCTTTAAATGGAGATGTCGAAATcgtcaagtacttgattgAACATGGAGCCGATGTCAATAAACAGGCATTACCTGACGGTGATTTGGAAACCCCTTTAATAGATGCTGCCGACAACAAACATCTCGAAATTGTTAAGATTCTTTTGGACAATGGAGCTGATCCTAGAATCTTCAATAGAGATGGTTTCACGGCGTTGACCAAGATTCATAATCAGCATCAAGGTGAAGAGGGCTATGGCGAGGTAATTCaattacttgaagaagcaaaCAACAGATTCTTAGAAAAGTCCGAAAGCCATAACAACCAGATCACTTTTCAGAAATCCCCTTCACCCAACACTATCATCGAAGATCCCAACGACAACTATTTCAGTgaacttttgaagaagaaaaatcACACTGCTCAAGTCTACAAGTATGCAGCTGAAGGTATCAAAGATTTGGCAGTGCAATATCTTGTTGAGGGAGGTAGATTGGACTTGAAACCCgatattttgattttggctGCCAGAAACGGCCATTTGGAGTTGGTTGAAATTATGTTGGGATTGGTGGAAGACTATGatatcaacttgaaaaacaagTGTGGTTTGACGCCACTTTTGGCTTCTGTAGGAAGAGGACATCACGATGTGATTCAATTATTGTTGGACAGAGGTGCTGATCCATTCCTCAAACGTCGCCAGGATGATTTGAATGCTTTAGAGATTAGTCAAAGATCTCCTAACTTTGACTCCAAGGAAATTGAAATGCTTGAGAATAATATGAAGGTCAACCACAATCTCTCGGTCTCCCCCAAGCATTTtgcttcatcttccaccaaCGAGAGCAAGGAACCtgaaagagaaaagaagacaaaATCATTGAGCGACTCCAATGaaaagaaattgaagaaagtcAAGTCTCGGGATGAGCCCAAGAGAAATGAAGTtcccaacttgaataagCTGATATCTAGGgatattgaaaaagatgaaCCTTTGAACATCAAACCCCAAATTTCCACTCTTTTTAAAGACAAAGCCGAAATCAAAAGAGAAGTTAGCGAGTATGAGCATTCTGCTTCTAGAGATCAATCTCTCACACCTCCTCCCCAGATTGCCAAATCATTTTCCCCTTCACCTCCTCCTGCTGAATTGACcaaagaggaagaagagatgagagctcaaagagaaaaggagttgaagatttaCCAGGAGAAATCCGAAGCAAAGAAGAGGGCCAGAAGAGACatgtttttgaaatcagagaAGGAAAAGGAACGCAGAcgtgaagaagaaagattgaAGCAAATTGAGCAGGAACAACaaatgaaattgttgaaagaaaaggaggatcaaaacaaaatcagggaaatcgaagaagaaactcgTAGGGTCGAAAGAGAAAAGGAAGAGGCCAGGAAGAAGCGAATGATGGACTCGATTCCTGTGGGTTTGAGATAC is from Yamadazyma tenuis chromosome 6, complete sequence and encodes:
- a CDS encoding uncharacterized protein (COG:S; EggNog:ENOG503Q2ZQ), whose translation is MSDYYDGSSGSYSNNQDSGSHGMNSIANSDNSYRPKYKRKPNKHYDRYDPKKHKLSGQGSSYHPGASSSTNSGGSSYTPNYGNSTSERTNPYYDRRNENRNGPYDDYRKPRPAFELNSLKSRSSSVERRDKSHEWERDSYSPSPSIASSADADSFTRDRSSDDPGSRNRSKSADPESNTPRVSSERRESVVSENHLTDVLENDEEEKYQETPTLSGDAPGEQVEVSKVPVEKEQKEVHKSETEDQVLKQESNSSARSAPIESESAGLTSDIVHKEDTSVDTITGYKNTDSKEHKEPSDLPQAPTPHLHHPLSATGSLDSPLTFVPSVATSALSSAPVASDLDPKINAIVKDYESDMEFDSDAETVVSDSLPSTEYSSRLMKRIFPEKSKKPYVLKRDSSGSSLLQRACKKGNLEEVKSFIERGADANESDFCGFTCLHEAALNGDVEIVKYLIEHGADVNKQALPDGDLETPLIDAADNKHLEIVKILLDNGADPRIFNRDGFTALTKIHNQHQGEEGYGEVIQLLEEANNRFLEKSESHNNQITFQKSPSPNTIIEDPNDNYFSELLKKKNHTAQVYKYAAEGIKDLAVQYLVEGGRLDLKPDILILAARNGHLELVEIMLGLVEDYDINLKNKCGLTPLLASVGRGHHDVIQLLLDRGADPFLKRRQDDLNALEISQRSPNFDSKEIEMLENNMKVNHNLSVSPKHFASSSTNESKEPEREKKTKSLSDSNEKKLKKVKSRDEPKRNEVPNLNKSISRDIEKDEPLNIKPQISTLFKDKAEIKREVSEYEHSASRDQSLTPPPQIAKSFSPSPPPAELTKEEEEMRAQREKELKIYQEKSEAKKRARRDMFLKSEKEKERRREEERLKQIEQEQQMKLLKEKEDQNKIREIEEETRRVEREKEEARKKRMMDSIPVGLRYLKTGSLDRSDILKYSPIYVFNFKGSEYVLDLHLVLVTGISYLQLARTCDESDKIPTTIGDRSKLWNLFAPLLGGKRPNVPISKQLLVEGHQNFKNLEVSFIGLDKAKQVLKSDAHLAYEVIVDSNLFTQVDYENLNEFSELNISRPPVRENASIDFESSGTFIPYSFKHRPDLLKAVYEAKTTMW
- the CPP1 gene encoding tyrosine/serine/threonine protein phosphatase (COG:V; EggNog:ENOG503NY1Z), producing MNEPAMESPSSSSMSASGSSSAYPNSRSRDSFSGWPTVPTPSQSSFSPGAYVIPSPSSTQHINCRADVTPVLVDTTPKLSAPRSLAVTPRREKSSSNVSHSTSSSYSSFSSPPDSDSSPKYMVNYSPKHSRKPSSLTSNRNINMKNLSLNLDDGSSITAGPTSGASKKALSIGISASDQPSDSQSPFLSSSPIVHNNSSTMLLDSKTSSSLKLSPVESSPRVRNNPALHTSKDYKFPHSDLTESFSKLAVSQSETHTLSFRPNVPEELQESSQLDAYPNGPANVLNGSVFLYSEPTIDEINQFDLVINVAKECPDLSAEFNKENLASKKYIYIPWNHTSSISEELPQLTRLMASYDDSDSRSRKRKILVHCQCGVSRSACVVVAYFMMKFKMNVNDAYELLKTGTSASSPEKTNRQVFERGYTIQSCDRICPNMSLIFELMDFNETLNHVH